A DNA window from Mesorhizobium sp. C432A contains the following coding sequences:
- a CDS encoding NADH:ubiquinone oxidoreductase subunit NDUFA12: MKTFLLQFFTWWNRQTLGTRFHTWRHGNKVGQDGAGNVYYEGGVDSEGRTRRWVIYANYSEASAIPPGWHGWMHHRVDVAPPSDDYRPREWEKAHEPNLTGTPAAYRPKGSVLTNQHRPQVTGDYDAWTPGS, encoded by the coding sequence ATGAAAACTTTCCTTCTGCAGTTTTTCACCTGGTGGAACCGCCAGACGCTGGGAACCCGTTTTCACACCTGGCGCCACGGCAACAAGGTCGGCCAGGATGGGGCCGGCAACGTCTACTACGAAGGCGGCGTCGATTCGGAAGGCCGCACCCGCCGCTGGGTCATCTACGCCAATTATTCGGAGGCGTCGGCGATCCCTCCGGGCTGGCACGGCTGGATGCATCACCGCGTCGATGTGGCGCCGCCAAGCGATGACTATCGGCCGCGCGAATGGGAAAAGGCGCATGAGCCGAACCTCACGGGAACACCGGCGGCTTATCGCCCGAAGGGTTCCGTGCTCACCAATCAGCACCGTCCGCAGGTGACGGGCGACTACGATGCGTGGACGCCTGGTTCTTGA
- the panB gene encoding 3-methyl-2-oxobutanoate hydroxymethyltransferase, with protein MAPAVARISAETIRARKGGVPVVCLTAYTYPVARLLDDHVDLLLVGDSVAMVLHGHKTTLGASLEMMIVHGQAVMRGSAKACVVVDMPAGSYETSAAQALASARRISEETGCQAVKLEGGVDVALQIAAIVAAGIPVMGHIGLQPQSVEKDGGYKIKGRTPENVAALMRDADAVAKAGAFSLVIEGTVETVAADLTRRIAIPTIGIGASRDCDGQILVIDDMVGLTVDRVPKFVKEYADLRSAVADAAARYAAEVRSRTFPGPGHVFSAASDKDKA; from the coding sequence ATGGCCCCAGCTGTCGCCAGGATCAGTGCGGAGACAATACGCGCCCGCAAGGGCGGCGTGCCGGTCGTATGCCTTACCGCTTACACCTATCCCGTCGCCCGCCTGCTCGACGATCATGTCGACCTTCTCCTGGTCGGCGACAGCGTTGCCATGGTGCTGCATGGCCACAAGACCACGCTTGGCGCGTCGCTGGAAATGATGATCGTCCATGGCCAGGCCGTGATGCGCGGCTCGGCAAAGGCCTGCGTGGTGGTCGACATGCCGGCCGGCAGCTACGAGACTTCGGCCGCGCAAGCCCTTGCCTCGGCGCGCCGCATCTCTGAGGAAACCGGCTGCCAGGCGGTGAAGCTGGAAGGCGGCGTCGACGTCGCCCTCCAGATCGCCGCAATCGTCGCGGCCGGCATTCCAGTGATGGGCCATATCGGCTTGCAGCCGCAATCGGTGGAAAAGGACGGTGGCTACAAGATCAAGGGCCGCACGCCGGAGAATGTGGCCGCGCTCATGCGCGACGCCGACGCGGTCGCAAAGGCCGGCGCGTTTTCGCTGGTCATCGAAGGCACGGTCGAGACCGTTGCCGCCGACCTCACCCGGCGCATTGCCATTCCCACCATCGGCATCGGCGCCAGCCGCGATTGCGACGGCCAGATCCTGGTCATCGACGACATGGTCGGCCTGACGGTCGACCGGGTGCCGAAATTCGTCAAGGAATACGCCGATTTGCGCAGCGCGGTCGCCGATGCCGCGGCGCGTTATGCGGCGGAGGTGCGCAGCCGCACCTTCCCCGGGCCGGGCCACGTCTTTTCAGCCGCGAGCGACAAGGACAAGGCATGA
- the panC gene encoding pantoate--beta-alanine ligase, with amino-acid sequence MSQPLVVDTVPGLRAQIREWRREGLSVAMVPTMGALHDGHISLVGAALATADRCVVSIFVNPAQFAPTEDLDKYPRQLARDLDRLTEAGAQLAFTPTVSEMYPAGFATKISVGGPSSGLESDFRPTFFEGVATVVAKLFLQALPDYAIFGEKDYQQLCVVRKLCRDLDLPVEIVGAPTVRDAHGLAMSSRNAYLDAAELDVARQLNVILRQTAAALAAGADENGVTGKATAALLEAGFDSVDYVAARESLTLTSWRRDGDGRLLAAAWLGRTRLIDNVEVYSFIP; translated from the coding sequence ATAAGCCAGCCGCTCGTCGTCGACACCGTGCCCGGCCTTCGCGCGCAGATCCGCGAATGGCGGCGCGAAGGCCTGAGCGTCGCCATGGTGCCGACCATGGGCGCTTTGCATGACGGCCATATCTCGCTGGTCGGGGCCGCGCTCGCAACGGCCGATCGCTGCGTCGTCTCGATCTTCGTCAACCCGGCCCAGTTCGCCCCCACTGAAGATCTCGACAAGTATCCGCGTCAGCTGGCCCGCGATCTCGACCGGCTGACCGAGGCCGGCGCACAGCTTGCCTTCACGCCTACGGTTTCCGAGATGTATCCGGCAGGCTTTGCGACGAAGATTTCGGTCGGCGGCCCGTCTTCTGGCCTGGAATCGGATTTCAGGCCGACCTTCTTCGAGGGCGTCGCCACGGTCGTGGCCAAGCTCTTTCTGCAAGCCCTGCCCGACTACGCCATCTTCGGCGAAAAAGACTACCAGCAGCTTTGCGTCGTCCGAAAGCTCTGCCGCGATCTTGACCTTCCGGTGGAAATCGTCGGCGCGCCAACCGTGCGCGATGCGCATGGCCTGGCAATGTCGTCGCGCAACGCCTATCTCGACGCCGCCGAGCTCGACGTCGCGCGACAGCTCAATGTCATCTTGCGCCAGACGGCGGCAGCGCTCGCGGCCGGTGCCGATGAAAACGGCGTGACCGGTAAAGCCACTGCCGCGCTTCTCGAGGCAGGCTTCGACAGCGTCGACTATGTCGCCGCGCGCGAGAGCCTGACGCTCACCTCGTGGCGGCGTGACGGCGATGGCCGCCTGCTTGCCGCGGCGTGGCTTGGCAGAACCAGGTTGATCGACAATGTGGAAGTTTACTCATTTATTCCCTGA
- a CDS encoding PAS domain-containing protein — MSVQANIVGRALPQIVEAIYDSIVDVGRWPSTLESICKLALGRLAMLAVVDTARNSARFSTSCGDPVLLEPLQRDYACEVPFFKAVPKMEVDIPFTVDSVYALQGPDARQNWLESRIVREWVEPNRLDDFFWVALMKQPARTGTLMVVTDKDRPQISARDIDLMSRLAPHVRRAVTIGDLFEAERRKADIFRSILESLDHPVLIVADDMQIIFANPAAEALLTETASVSSVRGQLSFAYANANTAIGRAVQLGTRDEFALGPSGINIPLVKAMSPAVAHVMPLARRDISARISPRAAAAIFIAAAGAASVPALEAIAALFGLTAAEKRVAGHVAAGLTRREIAAASGVSDGTVKSQLATIFDKTATGDQRELELLMRELTPPLRSA, encoded by the coding sequence GTGTCTGTCCAGGCCAACATAGTCGGTCGCGCCCTGCCGCAGATCGTCGAGGCAATCTACGATTCGATTGTCGATGTCGGCCGTTGGCCATCGACGCTTGAATCAATCTGCAAATTGGCGCTCGGCCGGCTTGCCATGCTGGCGGTCGTCGATACGGCGAGAAACTCGGCCCGGTTTTCGACTTCCTGCGGCGATCCGGTTCTGCTTGAGCCGCTGCAGCGCGACTACGCCTGCGAGGTGCCCTTTTTCAAGGCGGTGCCGAAGATGGAAGTCGACATACCGTTCACCGTCGACAGCGTCTACGCCCTGCAAGGCCCTGACGCCCGCCAGAACTGGCTCGAAAGCCGCATCGTGCGCGAGTGGGTGGAACCCAACCGTCTCGACGATTTCTTCTGGGTAGCGCTGATGAAGCAGCCGGCGCGCACCGGCACGCTGATGGTGGTTACCGACAAGGACAGGCCCCAGATTTCAGCCAGGGATATCGACCTGATGTCCAGGCTCGCCCCCCATGTCCGGCGTGCGGTGACCATCGGCGACCTGTTCGAGGCCGAGCGGCGCAAGGCCGACATCTTTCGCTCGATCCTTGAGAGCCTCGACCATCCAGTGCTGATCGTCGCCGACGATATGCAGATCATTTTCGCCAATCCGGCAGCCGAAGCCCTGCTCACCGAAACCGCCTCAGTGTCCTCGGTGCGCGGCCAGCTGTCCTTCGCTTATGCCAACGCCAACACCGCCATCGGCCGCGCCGTCCAGCTCGGCACGCGCGACGAATTCGCGCTCGGACCGTCCGGCATCAACATTCCGCTGGTGAAGGCCATGTCTCCGGCGGTGGCGCATGTCATGCCTCTGGCGCGACGCGACATTTCGGCCCGCATATCGCCGCGCGCCGCCGCGGCCATTTTCATTGCCGCCGCCGGCGCCGCATCAGTGCCGGCGCTGGAAGCGATCGCTGCGCTGTTCGGACTGACCGCAGCGGAAAAGCGTGTCGCCGGCCATGTCGCCGCCGGGCTGACACGGCGTGAAATCGCGGCTGCCAGCGGCGTCTCGGACGGCACCGTCAAATCACAGCTGGCAACCATCTTCGACAAGACCGCCACCGGCGACCAGCGAGAGCTGGAACTCCTGATGCGCGAATTGACGCCGCCGCTGCGCTCGGCCTGA